Within Myceligenerans xiligouense, the genomic segment TCCCGGGCGCGTACACCGTGGCGATCCGGCAGGACCTGTGGGACGACGCCGGCCTGGAGCACCCGGCCACCTGGGACGAGTTCGCCGACCAGCTCAAGACCATCAAGGAGGAGAACCCCGACCTCGACTACCCGATGACGGACCGCTGGTCCATCAACGGACCGATCGAGGCCACGCTCACGGCCGCCGCGCCCAACTTCGGCACGGTCGCGGGCTGGGGCTACGGCACGGGCCTGCAGTGGAACCAGGACGAGGGCGTGTTCGAGTACGCGGGTGGCTCCGACGAGTACCGGGCCCTCGTGGAGTACTTCGCCGGCCTGGTGGCCGACGGGCTGCTCGATCCTGAGGCACTCACGCAGGAGGACGACCAGGCCGAGCAGAAGTTCGCGTCCGGCCAGGCCGCCGCAATCGGATCCAACGACCAGGTGATCCTCGAGTACCGCGACGCGTTCAAGGAGATCGGCGACACCACGTCCGAGATCGAGCTCATCACCGTCCCGGGCGGCCCGGCCGGCGACTACATCGCGGGCGGCACGCGGCGCGAGTCCGGCCTGATGTTCTCGGCACAGGCCGCCGAGTCCGACCACTTCCTCGCGATGCTGCAGTTCGTCGACTGGCTGTACTACTCCGACGAGGGCCTGGAGTTCGCGAAGTGGGGTGTCGAGGGTGAGACCTTCGAGCGGGACGGGGACGAGCGTGTCCTGGTCGACGACGTCACCTGGGGCGCGCTCAACGCCGGTGCTCCCAAGCTGCTGAACAGCGACTTCGGCTTCTACAACGGCGTCTGGTCGCTGGCTCACGGATCCACCGAGGACCTCGACATGTCGATGCGCAGCGACGAGGCGGTCGAGTACATCGACAGCATGAACGCCGTCAAGGAGGAACTGGAGATCCCGCCCGCCGTCGCCTACGACGAGCTGGAGCAGGAGCAGGCGGGCCTGCAGCAGACCACGCTGCAGGACATGACGTTCCAGGCCACGGCCCAGTTCCTCCTCGGCGACCGGTCGACGGACGACTGGGACACGTGGGTCTCGGAGCTCGAGGGCGCCGGCATGCAGGAGTACGTCGACCGCGCGAACGCCGCGGCCGGCGTCACCGAGTAGCCCGAGCAGCCCGAGCAGCCCGAGCAGCCGGCACAAGCGAGCAGCCGGTCGTGTGGTCGGTCCGATGTCGTTGCGGTCGGTCTCCCAGGAGGCCGACCGCAACGACATCGGACCGACCACACGGCGACCTACCCACCGATCCGGAAATCAAGGAGACCTCTCTCGTGAACCGCACTGTCGTGCCCGCCGAACCCCTCGGCACCCTCGGTGACGCCTGGCGGGCGTGCGTCGGGACCGGGCGCTTCAACCTCGCGCTGCGCCAGGACTACCAGGACTCCCTCGCCCTGGTGCAGCGCGAGATCGGGTTCCGGTACATCCGCGGGCACGGCCTGCTGTCCGACGACGCCGGCGTCCACCATCCCTATGACGTGGCCGGCCACCGCGGCACCCGCTACGCGTTCACCTACGTCGACCAGGTGGTCGACGCCTACCTGCGCCTCGGCATCAAGCCCTTCCTGGAGCTCGGGTTCATGCCGGAGAAGCTCGCCTCCGGCCCCGACACGGTGTTCTGGTGGCGGGGCAACATCACCCCGCCCCGCGACCACGCCGAATGGGCCCGGCTCGTGCGGGCGACGCTGCGTCACCTGGTCGACCGCTACGGCCTCGACGAGGTCCGCACCTGGCCGGTCGAGATATGGAACGAACCCAATCTCGACGTGTTCTGGAAGGACGCGGACCAGGACGCCTACTTCCACCTCTACGAGGTCACGGCGCACGCGATCAAGGAGGTGGACGAGTCCCTGCAGGTCGGGGGCCCGGTTCTCTCCCCCGGTGCCGACGACTGGTGGCAGCCGTTCGCCGAGTTCGTCGCCTCCCGCGACGTGCCCGTCGACTTCACCTCCTTCCACGCCTACACGTCCGGCCCCGCCGAGCACGTCCCGTTCGGCGTCTACCAGACGCTCAAGCCGCCGCAGAACCTGCTCGACCAGTTCGCGCGGCCCAAGGAGCTGCTCGCGGGCACACCCCTCGCGGATCTCCCGTCGCACGTCTCGGAGTTCAACTCCTCCTACCGGCCCGACAACCCGATCCACGACACGGCGTACAACGCCGCCTACCTCGCGCCGGTGCTCGCCGGGGGCGGCGACCACGTCGACTCGTTCTCCTACTGGACGTTCAGCGACGTGTTCGAGGAGACCGGCATTCCGACGGCACTCTTCCACGGCGGGTTCGGCATGCTGACCCACCGCCAGATCAAGAAGCCCACGTACCACCTGTACGCCTTCATGGCGCGCCTGGGCACCGAGGTCCTCGCCCGCGGTGCGGACCACCTGGTCACCCGGGACCGGGCGTCGGGGCGCGTGACCGTCCTCGCCTGGCAGCCCGTGGGCGGCTCGGACGCCCCGGAGGAGCCGGACCGGCACGAGGTGCGGCTCAGTGTTCCGGTCTCACCGACGACGACGGCGGTCGCGGGCGAGAACCTGCCCGGGGCCGCGGGCCCGGCGGGCGGGGCCACGGCTGCTCGCGCCTTCCTGCTGCGCCACGACGTCGACGTCGAGCACGGCAACGCCTGGCACGCCTGGGGCGAGCTGGGCCGTCCGGCCTCGCCGTCGTCCCGGCAGCTCGACCTGCTCCGCGAGACCGCCGAACCCCGCCGCGGCGCGTCGTCGGCCCCGATCCGCTCCGGGCCCGACGGCGCGGGGCGCGTCGACCTCGACCTGACGCTCGGCCGGCACGGGGTGACCCTCGTGGAGATCGAGCCGGTCCGCGACGAGACGCCGCCCTGGCTCGACGACGCCCGCATTCTCGGAAGGAAGCGCCCATGACGGCTCGCGTCCCGGCCACCGCGAAGATCCTGTACGGCGGCGACTACAACCCCGAGCAGTGGCCGCGCGACGTCTGGGAGGAGGACTACGCCGCGTTCGGCAAGGCCGCGATCGACACCGTGACGCTGAACGTGTTCGCGTGGTCCCACCTGCAACCCGACGAGGACACCTACGACTTCTCCCGGCTGGACGCGATCGTCGGGCGCGCGGTCGGGGCCGGGGCGCACGTCGTCCTGGCGACGGCCACCGGCGCACTGCCGCCGTGGCTCGCCCACCGCTACCCGGAGGTGAACCGCACGGACTTCGAGGGCCGGCGGCACGTGTACGGGCAGCGGCACAACGCCTGCCCGTCCTCGCCGGTGTTCCGGCGGATGTCCGCGGCACTCGCGGACCGGATCGCCGAGCGGTACACCGGCACGCCGGGTCTGGTGGCCTGGCACGTCGGCAACGAGTACGGCGGCGCCTGCTACTGCGAGAACTGCGCGGCCGGTTTCCGCGGCTGGCTCCGCGAGCGGTACGGCACGCTGGAACGGCTGAACGAGGCGTGGAACACCATGTTCTGGTCGCACCTGTTCAGCGACTGGGAGCAGATCGTGCCGCCGAGCGCCCTGTCGGAGCACTGGCGCGGGCCGGACCACACCGCGTTCCAGGGCATCACCCTCGACTACCTGCGATTCATGTCCGACGCCATGCTCCGCAACTTCCGCGACGAGAAGGCCGCGATCCGGCGCCACGACGCGGACACGCCCGTCACCACGAACTTCATGGGCATGTTCCGGCCCATCGACTACCACCGCTGGGCGGCGGACCTGGACTTCGCGTCCTGGGACAACTACCCGCCCGGGCCGCGCGAGCACGCCCGGATGGCGCTCGCCCACGACCTCATGCGGGGTCTCAAGGACGGCGCGCCGTTCTGGGTCATGGAGCAGACGCCGACGATCACCGCCTCCCGCGGCGTGAACCCGGTCAAGCGGCCGGGCGTGCTCCGGCTCTGGTCCTGGCAGGCGGTGGCACACGGAGCCGACGCCGTCCTGTACTTCCAGCTGCGGCAGTCGCGCGGCGCGTGCGAGAAGTACCACGGCGCCGTCCTCGACCACGGCGGTCGCACCGACACCCGGGCGTTCCGCGAGGTCGCCGAGCTGGGCCGGGAGTTCGGCGAACTCGGCGGAGCGGTGCTCGGCGCGCGCACGCCCGCCCGCGTGGCGCTGCTGTTCGACTGGGACTCGTGGTGGGCCGCCGAGATCACGGACGGGCTCAACCGGCACGTGAAGTATCCCGCGGTGGTGCTCGCGTACTACCGCGCGCTGTGGCGGGCCGGCGCCCAGATCGACGTCGTCCCGCAGTCGTCGGACCTGAGCGGGTACGACGTCGTCGTCGCACCCCTGCTGCATCTGCTGAAGGGCGACGTGGCCGAGCGCCTCGGGGCCGTCGTGGCGCGCGGCGGCACGGCGCTGGCCACGTTCTGGAGCGGACGTGTGGACGAGGACGACAACGCCTACCTCATGGACGTCCCCGGGCCGCTGGCCGGCCTGTTCGGCATTCGCGTGGAGGAAACGGACTCCGGCGAGCCGGGCGCCGTCAACCCGGTCACGCTGCGGATGCCGGGCGCGGCGGCAACGCCCGGACAGCTCGCCACGGGCGCCGCGACAGCGGGCGCCGCGGCCGGATTCCCGGGCGCGGACCGCGGCACGGACCTGGCCGAGGGCGACACCGTCGTCGACGGCACCCTCGTCTTCGAGGTGATCGTGCCCGACGGCGCCGAGACCGCCGGCACCTACGGGGCCGACTTCTACGCGGGCGCGCCGGCCGTGACCCGGCATCGCCCCGACGGCGTCACCGGTGGCGAGGCCTGGTACGTCGGCACGGCGCTGGACGACGACGGCGTCGGCTGGGTGGTCCGGCGGGTGCTCGAACGACACGACCTCGTGGGGCCGTACGCGGCCTGGCCGGACGTGGAACTGGCGATCCGGGAGCGGGACGGCGAACGCTGGTCGTTCGTGCTCAACCACGGGACGCGGGACGTGGAGGTCCCGGCGCACACATCAGGCACCGACCTGCTCACCGGGCGGCACGTCGTGCGGGGTGAGGCGCTCGTGCTCGCACCGACGGAGGTCCTGATCCTGCGCGAGAACGAGGACCGCGGAACGGATCCGGGGACATGACCGGGCCGGCGCGCCGGGGGCCCGCAACGGTCGTGGCCGGGTCGCCCGCCGAGATTGATGACAGTTCGGTCACGCGCGATTCCATCTCGATAACGTGGGGCGGATCGCCGAGTCCCCGTTCCGCATATCGGGCTATCGTGCACGAACGTTGCGACTGAGGGGACGGGATCAGGGGGACATGACCGGGGAAGGGGACCGGCGGTCGACGTCGGCGACGAAGTTCGGCACGGGGCCGTTGGCGCGCGTGACGAATACCGTCTACTGGTATCTCGTCACGGGTGCGCTGATGATCGTGGCGGCGCTGCCGGGCGCCCTGCCGATCCAGTTCCTGGAGAGCTCACCGGGCAACGCCCCCGTCCTCGCGCTGTGCCTGGCACCGCTGGCGCCGGCGTTCGCCGCCGGGCTGTTCGCGTTGCGGGACCGGGAGCGTGCCGAGGCGCTGACGCCGGCGCGCTCGTTCTTCCGGGGCTACCGCCTGAACTGGACGGACGCCCTGCGCATGGCCGTTCCCGGGCTGGTCTTCGTGGCGGTCGGCGGGATGGGGGCCGGTGTCGTCGGTGACGGCGGGGCGCTGGCCGGGGACGGCGTGAGCATTCTCGCGGCCGTGCCCGAGGTGTACCTGGGGCTGCTGATCCTGCTCGGGGCCGCCCTGGCGCTCTGGACGATGAACGCGATGGTCATCTCCGCCCTCTTCAGCTTCCGCATTCAGGACGTCGCCCGGCTCGCGACCTACTACCTGTTCGCGCGGTGGCGGGTCACGCTGGGCGGGCTGTCGCTCGTACTGCTCGGGGCGGCGATCCTGCTGCTCGCCGGGGACCTCGTGTTCGGCATGGTCGCCGTGCTCTGGACAGGGGCCGTCCTGCGGAACCACCGGGCGCTGGCGCGCGACGTCGAGGCGAGATTCACGGCGCCCGCGGACGACTGAGTCCGCCTCGGGGCGGGCCCTTCGTACCCGGCGGCTCGTCCACGGCAATTCGCTCCGGTGCGGCCGCCTGGGATGTCGGTTCTTTACGAGATATGGCATCTTAGGGGTCATGGCGGAGGCGCAGGGGGTCATCCTCACCTACCGGTACCTGCGGGTGGGGATCGTGTCGATGGTGCTGGCGCTGTTCGCGGCGCTGGCGCTGCAGATCTCGGCGGACCGCGCGGCCGCGGGGCCCGGTGACGAGTGGTGGCTCAGCGCGATCAGCGCCTACTTCTACACGCCGGTGCAGAGCATCCTGGTCGGGGTACTGCTCGTGGTGGGGCTGTGCCTCATCGCGATCAAGGGGCGCGACGGCGGCGAGGACGTGCTGCTGAACTTCGCCGGGATGCTGGCCTTTCTGACGGCGGTGGTCCCCACCCCGCTCCTGCCCCGCGTGTGCACCGGCGAGCCCTACTGCCTGGAAGTGCCCGAGCGGGTGGCGAACAACGTCGGGGCGCTGCTGATCGCCGGATTCGCCGTGCTGCTGCTCGCGACCTGGCCGCGCCGCCGCGACCTGGTGCGCGGCCGCGGGTGGGACCTGTGGGCGACCTGGGCCGTCTGGGCGGCCGTCGCCGGAGCACACCTGGTGTGGCCGGAGGCGTTCCTGGACTGGGCGCACTACGTCGCCGCGGTCCTCCTGTTCCTGTGCCTGATCGCCGTCGCCTGGGTGAACGCCCGCGACGTGGCGGTGACGAGCGGGCCGGACGAGCGGATCCGCGGCCTGAGCCCGGCGCGGTACCGCCGGACCTACCAGGTCATCGCGGTCACGATGCTGACCGTCCTGGCCGTGGCACTCGGTGTGCACTTCGGCTTCCAGGCGGTGGGGCGGCCGCTGCCGGCCCAGTCCGTGTTCGTGGTGGAGGCGCTGCTGCTGCTGATCTTCGCGGTGTTCTGGGTGCTGCAGACGATCGAGTTCTGGGAGATCGGGCTTCCGGCGAAGGCACGCGGGCAGTAGCGGCAGACGATGCGGGCCTTTCCGTTCCGGGCTCGCGACCAGAAAGACCCGCATGGTCCGCGACACCTGGCTCAGACGCCGAACCAGGTCTTGAGCCGGGCCGCGATCTCGTCGAGCTCGGGGTGAACGGAGGCGATGTCGAGGACCAGCGCTTCGTGGTCGTCGACGGTCCCGGCCGGGTCGCCATACCCGTTCACCCGGTAGGTGGTGGCCACGACGAGCCAGGCGAGGCGCTTGTTGCCGTCGACCAGGGGGTGGTTGCGATTCACGGAATCCAGGGTCGCCGCCATCTTGAGATGTATACCGGGATATAGCTCCTGCCCGTACGACGTCATGCTTGCGCGCCCGAGAGCGCCCTCAAGCAGCCCTAGATCGCGGACCACTGGCCTCACGCCCTCGGCCGCCTCGAACATCTGCAGGGCGAGGAGAGGTGTGACCAGGTGCATCACTGGGCCAGCCGGTCCAGGAGCTCGCGGTCACGTCGGCCCACGTACTCGGCAGCATCGAGCCAGTCACTGGTGGACGGCGCACGAGTCGCCTCGACGAGCTGCCGGATCGCCTGGCGGGCGGCCTCGTGCTTGGAGATGCCGAGCTGCTCGGCCGTGTCGGTGAGGGCCTTGTCCTCGGCCTCGGTGAGTCGGAGAGTCATGGCCATGATCATGCCTTCCCTAGACACATAGCGCACGCCGAACGGTGTGCTACCACGATGCTACCGCCGCCGGTATCAGCGCGATACCACTCCGTGGGCCCGGGGGCATCCGATCGCCGGGGCAACGTGTCGCACGTGCGCCGTGCCGCCTCGACGGAGGATGCGAGAAGGGGCGCCGGGATGATTCCCGGCGCCCCTTCTTCACTGCTCAGTGGCGTCTCACGCGCCCGCGATCATCTCGCCCGACGGCGGGAGGTCGCGCGGCGCCAGGCCCGCGCCGGCCGGAACCGACTGGGTCTCCGCCTCGACCGGCTTGCGACGGCGCCCGCGGGTCACGCCCTTGAACGTGAACTCGCCGAGGATGCCTTCGCCCTCGCTGTCGATCTGCACGGTCTGACCCGCCTTGATCTCGCCGAACAGGATCTTCTCGGACAGCGTGTCCTCGATCTCCCGCTGGATCGCCCGCTTGAGCGGCCGTGCGCCGAGCACCGGGTCGTAGCCCTTCTCCGCGAGCAGCCTCTTGGCCGCCGGGGTGAGCTCGATGCCCATGTCCTTGTCGCGCATGCGGTTGTCCAGCTTGGCGATCTCCAGGTCGACGATCTGGATGATCTCGTCCTGGGTGAGCTGCGGGAACACGATCGTGTCGTCGACACGGTTGAGGAACTCCGGCCGGAAGTGCTGCTTGAGCTCCTCGTTGACCTTGGCCTTCATGCGCTCGTACGAGGTCACCAGGTCGCCGCCGGCGTTGAAGCCGGTCTGCACGCCCTTGGCGATGTCCCGCGTACCGAGGTTCGTGGTCATGATGATCACGGTGTTCTTGAAGTCCACCACTCGACCCTGCGAGTCGGTGAGGCGTCCGTCCTCGAGCACCTGCAGCAGCGAGTTGAAGATGTCCGCGTGGGCCTTCTCCACCTCGTCGAACAGGACCACGGAGAACGGCCGGCGGCGCACCTTCTCGGTGAGCTGCCCGCCCTCGTCGTAGCCGACGTATCCGGGCGGGGAACCGAACAGCCGCGAGACCGTGTGCTTCTCCGAGAACTCCGACATGTCGAGCTGGATGAGCGCGTCCTCGTCCCCGAAGAGGAACTCGGCGAGCGCCTTGGCCAGCTCGGTCTTGCCGACGCCCGTGGGGCCGGCGAAGATGAACGAACCACCCGGACGCTTCGGGTCCTTGAGGCCCGCCCGCGTGCGGCGGATGGCCTGCGACAGTGCCTTGATCGCGGTCTCCTGACCGACGACCCGCTTGTGGATCTCTTCCTCCATCTTGAGCAGGCGCGAGGACTCCTCCTCGTTGAGCTTCACCACCGGGATGCCCGTGGACATCGCCAGCACCTCGGCGATCAGCTCCTCGTCGACCTCTGCGACCGTGTCGAGGTCACCCGACTTCCAGGCCTTCTCCTTCTCCGCCCGCAGCTGGGTGAGCTGCTTCTCCTTGTCCCTCAGGCCGGCGGCCTTCTCGAAGTCCTGGGCGTCGATGGCCGATTCCTTGTCCCGGCGGGCATCGGCGATCTGCTCGTCGAGCTGCTTCAGCTCCGGCGGCGCCGTCATGCGGCGGATCCGCAGGCGGGCGCCGGCCTCGTCGATCAGGTCGATCGCCTTGTCCGGCAGGAAGCGGTCGTTGATGTACCGGTCCGCGAGCGTCGCGGCCGAGGCGAGCGCCTGGTCCGTGATGGACACGCGGTGGTGCGCCTCGTAGCGGTCGCGCAGACCCTTGAGGATCTCGATCGCGTGCTCCAGGGACGGCTCGGCGACCTGGATCGGCTGGAAACGGCGCTCCAGCGCCGGGTCCTTCTCGACGTACTTGCGGTACTCGTCGAGCGTGGTGGCGCCGATGGTCTGCAGTTCCCCGCGCGCCAGCATCGGCTTGAGGATCGACGCGGCGTCGATCGCGCCCTCGGCGGCACCCGCACCCACGAGGGTGTGGATCTCGTCGATGAACAGGATGATGTCGCCGCGGGTGCGGATCTCCTTGAGCACCTTCTTCAGGCGCTCCTCGAAGTCACCGCGGTAGCGCGAACCGGCCACGAGCGCGCCCAGGTCCAGCGTGTACAGCTGCTTGTCCTTGAGCGTCTCGGGCACGTCGCCGCGCACGATGTCCTGAGCCAGTCCTTCGACGACCGCCGTCTTGCCGACGCCGGGCTCGCCGATCAGGACCGGGTTGTTCTTGGTGCGGCGGGACAGCACCTGCATGACCCGCTCGATCTCCTGGGTACGGCCGATCACCGGGTCCAGCTTGCCCTCGCGGCCGGCCTGGGTGAGGTTGCGCCCGAACTGGTCGAGCACCGCCGAGCCCGCGGGCTGGCCCTCCGTCGGCCCGCCGGCGGACACCGGCTCCTTGCCCTGGTAACCGGACAGCAGCTGGATCACCTGCTGGCGCACCTTGTTCAGGTCCGCACCCATCTTGGTCAGCACCTGGGCAGCCACACCCTCGCCCTCACGGATGAGGCCGAGCAGGATGTGCTCGGTGCCGATGTAGTTGTGGCCGAGCTGCAGCGCCTCGCGCAGTGACAGCTCCAGCACCTTCTTGGCGCGTGGCGTGAACGGAATATGACCGCTCGGCGCCTGCTGACCCTCACCGATGATCTCGGTGACCTGGGTACGCACGCCGTCGAGCGAGATCCCGAGGGACTCGAGTGCCTTGGCCGCGACGCCCTCACCCTCGTGGATGAGGCCGAGGAGGATGTGCTCGGTTCCGATGTAGTTGTGGTTGAGCATCCTCGCCTCTTCCTGGGCGAGGACTACGACCCGGCGGGCCCTATCCGTAAATCTCTCGAACATGATCAGCTCCTCACACGGGCGGCGTTGCCGCGTCCCTTGGCCGGGGACCCGGCGGACGACACAACCTGACTGCTGTTGACTCTATGTGCTCCCAACGACGCGGCGGACCCACATGTGCCCATGTTCGCCAGGGGCGTGACGCCAGGGGGCAAAGACCTCGCCAAGGCACGCCGACACGCCGTCGGACACCCCGCCGACGGCGTGTCGACCTCAGCGGATCGTTGACCGCTCGGCCGTGGCACGGCAGGCTCACACCTAAGCCGATCCCTGGAGGAGCCATGCCGGACGACGCCGGCCGTACACCCGAGTGGGAGCAGATCGTCGCGCGCTTCGCGCGGTTCTCCGGCGTCGTCGGTGAGGTGCACGACCCTCTCACCTGGGGGCTGTACCTGGTCGACGAGGAGATCACGGGCGCGGCGGACCCGGCCGACCCCACGGAGGAACGCTTCGTCCGCGGCTACCGCACCGTGGCGGGCGAGGCCCTGGAGGTGGAGACGCTCCGCGTCGCCGCGCCCCGCGACCACATCGACGACATCGTCCGGGCGGCGTGCAGTGGCGCGCTCGCGGCCCCCCTGCACGCCGACATCGACCCGGACGCGACCGCACAGGCCACGGACCCGATCGACTTCGCCGAGGCCTACCAGGACTACCGCACGGCCATGCGCGCCATCGTGGCCGAGGTCGACCAGGTCCCGAGCGGGCCGCTCGAGTTCCTGGTCGACGGCCGCCCGCGCGGCGGGACGGCAGTGACGGTGCGCGACGTCACCGCGATCTACGCGCCGACCACCGACCGCGCGCTCATCGTCACCGGCCCGGCAGGCCTGGTGGACCGCATCGACGTGGTGACCCGCCCGATCCGGAACATCAAGCACGGCGAGGACGGCCCGCACTTCTGACAGGTAGGGCTCCTACCTGCCGCCCGCCGGTTCCGCCGGGTACTCCGCGGGCTTCTTCCCGAGCTCGATCGCGAGCTCGCGACGCTGCGCCAGGACGTCGTCGCGTTCCTCGTCGCGCTGGCGCAGTGCGTCCTGCTGCGACTCGGGCGACAGGTGGTCCCAGTAGAGCGTGCCGTCGAGGTGCTGCGTCTCGTGGATGAAGGCGCGCGCCAGGAAGCCGGACCCGGTGAGCTGCACGGGAGCGCCGTCGCGGTCCACACCTCGCACCGTCGCCGCACCCGGGCGCGGCAGGGGCTCGTAGGCGCCCGGGACCGAGAGACAGCCCTCGTCCTCCTCGATGAGCTCGGCGTCCGGATCCGTCTCGAGTTCCGCGTTCAGCACGTGGCCCACGTGCCGGTCCCCGCGCGAGTCCGTCACGTCGTAGACGAACACGCGCAGGTCGGAGCCCACCTGGGTGGCGGCGAGGCCGACGCCCTGGGCGACCTCCATCGTGGCGAACATGTCGTCCACGAGCCGGTTCAGCTCGGGCGTGGAGAACTCGGTCACCTTGCGGGTGGGGGTGTGCAGCACCGGTTCCCCGATCTCCGTGATCCGCAGCACGCGTCCCCGGCGCGCCTCGGGGACCTGCGCCGGATAGTCCTCGACCGGCTCGCCGAGCAGATAGGTGACGGGCTTGCGCCGTCCGAAACTCCACATGGAGAAGGAGCCTAGTCGGCCACGCCACGCGGCTCCCGTCAGGCCGTGACCGGTTCACTCCGGTGCGCGCGGCGGATCACCAGCGACATGACCGCCGCCCCCGCGCACAGCACCCCCGCGCCGTACCAGACCAGGTCGTAGGAGCCCGTGGTGTCGCGTACCAGGCCGCCCAGCCAGGTGACGACGCCGGCCCCGACCTGGTGGGACGCGAGCACCCAGCCGAACACGACGGGCGCCTCCTCACCGTAGATCTCCCGGCACAGCGCCAGGGTCGGCGGCACGGTCGCGACCCAGTCCAGACCGTAGAACACGATGAAGAGGATCATCGGCGGATCGACCGTCGGCGCCAGCAGCGTCGGCAGGAACAGGAGGGCGACGCCGCGCAGCGTGTAGTACACGCCGAGCAGCGCGCGCGGGGAGAAGCGGTCGGTGAGCCAGCCGGAACCGATCGTCCCGATGATGTCGACGACGCCGATCACCGCCAGCAACGAGGCGGCCACCGTGATGGGCATCCCGTGGTCGTGCGCGGACGGCACGAAGTGGGTGCGCACCAGCCCGTTCGTCGTCGCGCCGCAGATCGCGAAGGCCCCGGCCAGGAGCCAGAACACCGGCGTGCGCGCGGCGCGCACGAGCGCCGAGACCGTGCGCCGGGCGACGCCGCGCCGGGGCGGCGGCTTCGGCGCGAACTCGTCGCTCCCGTAGGGCGCGAGGCCGACGTCGGCCGGGTGGTCCCGCAGCAGGAGCAGCACCAGCGGCATGACCAGTGCGCAGGCGAGTGCGACGACGATCGACGCCGCCCGCCAGCCCTGGTTCTCGACCATCCAGGCGAGCAGGGGCAGGAAGACGAGCTGGCCCGACGCCGTGGCGGCCGTCAGCACACCGCTGACCAGACCCCGTCGCCTCACGAACCAGCGCTGGGTGACCGTCGCGGTGAACGCCAGCGCGAGCGCGCCGCTGCCCAGGCCCACCATCACGCCCCAGGCGAGCACGAAGTGCCAGGGCTCGGTCATCCAGATCGTGGAGAACGCCCCGAGCGCGATGACCGAGAGCGCCACCGCCACCACCGGCCGGATCCCGAAGCGGTCCATGAGCGCGGCGGCGAACGGGGCCGTGATCCCGTACAGCACGAGCTGGATCGACAGGCCGGCGCCGATGGTGGCGCGGGACCAGCCGAGTTCGTGGTGCAGCGGCTCGATCAGGAGCCCTGGCGCCGCCGCGAAGGCCGCGGCGCCCAGGATCGTGAGGAAGCTGACCAGGGCGACCCACCAGGCGGGGTGGATCCGCGGCGCGGAACGCGGCGGGCGGGGTGTCCGGCCCGGCGGTCCGGGCTGCGCGGCCGGAGCCGGGGTGTCGGTCTGCGTCATGGCCACAGACTGCGGTGCGGCCGATGCCTGAACCAGTGGCCTGATGGTCGTGTTTCGATAGGATCCGGCCATGGTGAGTCGACAGCTTCCCGGCCACGGCGAATCCGGTGACCGGCCCACCCTCGCGCCCCCGCACCGCGTCGCTGTGCTGATCACCGACGGCTTCATCCCGTTCGAGCTGGGCATCCCGCATCGCATCTTCGGCATCGCACGCACGCCGGACGGACACGAGCCGCTCTACGACGTCGTCACGTGCACCACCCGCGAGCCTCGCGCGGTGCGGTCGGACTCGGACGTGACCGTGCTCGTGGATCACGGCCCGGAGGCGCTCGAGTCCGCCGACACCGTCGTCGTACCGGCCGTCAGGGAGCACGGCACCGCGTT encodes:
- a CDS encoding ATP-dependent Clp protease ATP-binding subunit, translated to MFERFTDRARRVVVLAQEEARMLNHNYIGTEHILLGLIHEGEGVAAKALESLGISLDGVRTQVTEIIGEGQQAPSGHIPFTPRAKKVLELSLREALQLGHNYIGTEHILLGLIREGEGVAAQVLTKMGADLNKVRQQVIQLLSGYQGKEPVSAGGPTEGQPAGSAVLDQFGRNLTQAGREGKLDPVIGRTQEIERVMQVLSRRTKNNPVLIGEPGVGKTAVVEGLAQDIVRGDVPETLKDKQLYTLDLGALVAGSRYRGDFEERLKKVLKEIRTRGDIILFIDEIHTLVGAGAAEGAIDAASILKPMLARGELQTIGATTLDEYRKYVEKDPALERRFQPIQVAEPSLEHAIEILKGLRDRYEAHHRVSITDQALASAATLADRYINDRFLPDKAIDLIDEAGARLRIRRMTAPPELKQLDEQIADARRDKESAIDAQDFEKAAGLRDKEKQLTQLRAEKEKAWKSGDLDTVAEVDEELIAEVLAMSTGIPVVKLNEEESSRLLKMEEEIHKRVVGQETAIKALSQAIRRTRAGLKDPKRPGGSFIFAGPTGVGKTELAKALAEFLFGDEDALIQLDMSEFSEKHTVSRLFGSPPGYVGYDEGGQLTEKVRRRPFSVVLFDEVEKAHADIFNSLLQVLEDGRLTDSQGRVVDFKNTVIIMTTNLGTRDIAKGVQTGFNAGGDLVTSYERMKAKVNEELKQHFRPEFLNRVDDTIVFPQLTQDEIIQIVDLEIAKLDNRMRDKDMGIELTPAAKRLLAEKGYDPVLGARPLKRAIQREIEDTLSEKILFGEIKAGQTVQIDSEGEGILGEFTFKGVTRGRRRKPVEAETQSVPAGAGLAPRDLPPSGEMIAGA
- a CDS encoding MFS transporter, with the translated sequence MTQTDTPAPAAQPGPPGRTPRPPRSAPRIHPAWWVALVSFLTILGAAAFAAAPGLLIEPLHHELGWSRATIGAGLSIQLVLYGITAPFAAALMDRFGIRPVVAVALSVIALGAFSTIWMTEPWHFVLAWGVMVGLGSGALALAFTATVTQRWFVRRRGLVSGVLTAATASGQLVFLPLLAWMVENQGWRAASIVVALACALVMPLVLLLLRDHPADVGLAPYGSDEFAPKPPPRRGVARRTVSALVRAARTPVFWLLAGAFAICGATTNGLVRTHFVPSAHDHGMPITVAASLLAVIGVVDIIGTIGSGWLTDRFSPRALLGVYYTLRGVALLFLPTLLAPTVDPPMILFIVFYGLDWVATVPPTLALCREIYGEEAPVVFGWVLASHQVGAGVVTWLGGLVRDTTGSYDLVWYGAGVLCAGAAVMSLVIRRAHRSEPVTA
- a CDS encoding ribbon-helix-helix protein, CopG family, translated to MTLRLTEAEDKALTDTAEQLGISKHEAARQAIRQLVEATRAPSTSDWLDAAEYVGRRDRELLDRLAQ
- the def gene encoding peptide deformylase; the protein is MWSFGRRKPVTYLLGEPVEDYPAQVPEARRGRVLRITEIGEPVLHTPTRKVTEFSTPELNRLVDDMFATMEVAQGVGLAATQVGSDLRVFVYDVTDSRGDRHVGHVLNAELETDPDAELIEEDEGCLSVPGAYEPLPRPGAATVRGVDRDGAPVQLTGSGFLARAFIHETQHLDGTLYWDHLSPESQQDALRQRDEERDDVLAQRRELAIELGKKPAEYPAEPAGGR